The DNA region GGAATTCCTACCAAACATCTCTCTCCCTATAGCGAACAAAGCTAGTCGGTGTTTCCCACACCGCCACTTCATATAGCTCGTAATGGCTCCCGTCAATCCTGGAAGCCAGGCGTTTAAATATCCACTCAGCGATGTTCTCTGCTGTCGGCTGAGGTATAACGTCATTTATGTATGCGTGATCGAGTAAGCTCAACACTTCCGACTTGACTATTTCTTTGAGCTGCAGAAAATCGATGACCATATCCTCTTGATTCTTCTCTCCGGCAACTGTTATCTGAAGCTTATAAGTGTGACCGTGGAGCTTCT from Mesotoga infera includes:
- the queD gene encoding 6-carboxytetrahydropterin synthase QueD; the protein is MFFLTKEFTFDAAHNLTSYHGKCEKLHGHTYKLQITVAGEKNQEDMVIDFLQLKEIVKSEVLSLLDHAYINDVIPQPTAENIAEWIFKRLASRIDGSHYELYEVAVWETPTSFVRYRERDVW